In Fibrobacter sp. UWB10, a single window of DNA contains:
- a CDS encoding phosphoglycerate dehydrogenase, giving the protein MATIKTMNNISKKGLSLFGSFYQVSDSVEKPDAILVRSAQVDTDNFDGLLAVARAGAGVNNITIDKASAKGICVFNTPGANANAVAELVMTVLGMAVRNVDKAAAWVKGLDTNDPDLAKTVESGKKKFAGMELAGKTLGVIGLGKIGVLVANYARWKNMRVLAYEPYPNAANMHELSNKVEIADLDTVIANSDFLTVHVPFIKGVTENLLNRKNLAGFKGSYILNFARGGIVEMAPVNEMLASGSLQGYLCDFPDADLIKNDKVTCFPHLGASTEEAEENCAVMAVEELKDYIEYGCVRNSVNFPALVDHPHSGVKSRVVVINQDVPNMISEITKVFGAEGINIASFSNKSNGKIGYNLVDVESKVDDSIVEKLSKLDKVIKVRVIHF; this is encoded by the coding sequence ATGGCAACTATTAAGACGATGAACAACATTTCCAAGAAAGGCCTGAGCCTGTTTGGCTCGTTCTATCAGGTTTCCGACTCCGTCGAAAAACCCGATGCCATCTTGGTGCGTTCCGCCCAGGTTGATACTGACAACTTTGACGGCCTGCTGGCTGTCGCCCGCGCCGGCGCTGGCGTGAACAACATCACCATCGACAAGGCTTCCGCAAAGGGCATCTGCGTGTTCAATACTCCGGGTGCAAATGCCAACGCCGTTGCCGAACTCGTGATGACCGTGCTCGGCATGGCCGTCCGTAACGTAGACAAGGCAGCCGCTTGGGTCAAGGGTCTCGACACAAACGATCCGGACCTCGCTAAGACCGTTGAAAGCGGTAAGAAGAAGTTTGCCGGCATGGAACTCGCCGGTAAGACACTCGGCGTCATCGGCCTCGGCAAGATTGGCGTGCTCGTTGCCAACTATGCCCGTTGGAAGAACATGCGCGTGCTCGCTTACGAACCGTATCCGAACGCCGCCAACATGCACGAACTTTCCAACAAGGTTGAAATTGCCGACCTCGACACCGTGATCGCCAACTCCGACTTCCTCACCGTGCACGTTCCGTTCATCAAGGGCGTGACCGAAAACTTGCTCAACCGCAAGAACCTCGCCGGCTTCAAGGGCAGCTACATCCTGAACTTCGCCCGCGGCGGTATCGTGGAAATGGCTCCGGTCAACGAAATGCTCGCTTCCGGTTCTCTCCAGGGCTACCTCTGCGACTTCCCGGATGCAGACCTCATCAAGAACGACAAGGTGACTTGCTTCCCGCACCTCGGTGCTTCCACTGAAGAAGCTGAAGAAAACTGCGCTGTGATGGCTGTCGAAGAATTGAAGGACTACATCGAATATGGTTGCGTCCGCAATTCCGTGAACTTCCCGGCCCTCGTCGATCACCCGCATTCCGGCGTCAAGAGCCGCGTCGTGGTCATCAACCAGGACGTTCCGAACATGATTTCTGAAATCACGAAGGTGTTCGGTGCCGAAGGCATCAACATTGCATCTTTCAGCAACAAGAGCAATGGCAAGATCGGCTACAACCTCGTTGACGTGGAAAGCAAGGTCGATGACTCTATCGTCGAAAAGCTCTCCAAGCTCGACAAGGTCATCAAGGTTAGAGTCATCCACTTCTAA
- a CDS encoding long-chain fatty acid--CoA ligase: protein MEPLQYTSLAHVFFANCDRENFAGWSHRKHGKWIHFTGRRLRRETQYLALAFRARGLVAGKSIGIVAESCPEWIMADVATQLNQAKVVPLFPNISAENFNYQCDDASVQVLVLNKLSDLSPAIGALMPRFNAVICIDKHSELPSNGVYWEDLVKEGEVLSREPESSLWLNQQMHSLNPDDVFSILYTSGSTGVPKGVELTHRNMISQIQVIKRDFLRLNRESDCALVILPVAHAFERMSVYFYTLCGIKIYFADSPQHTAEIIQEIHPTVMTVVPRILERLFESMTIAGEKMHGFQKSFFVHAISYAKRHNPLEKRGLFAKIYDRLVYSKLREALGGRFRLVISGGGALNKSICRFLLNVGVNVTEGYGLTECSPVVSVNKPGQSRPGSVGLPLSHLQVKIGEHSEVLVKGESVFKGYRNRPDLNKDIFTEDGFFKTGDQGYFDRDGYLYLTGRLKELLKTSTGKYVSPNPIELELGRHVLVEQALVIANDRKFASALIFLNPVNAKRFLQRTGKEFSVEKALKSKRIFESINRHVERVNSKLNHWEQIRKWTLIGDELTVESGLLTPTLKIRRTVAEARYAEEIEKMYKD, encoded by the coding sequence ATGGAACCGTTGCAATATACATCGCTTGCGCATGTGTTTTTTGCAAACTGCGATCGTGAAAACTTCGCGGGTTGGTCTCATCGTAAACACGGAAAATGGATTCACTTTACGGGGCGCAGGCTCCGGCGTGAAACTCAATATTTGGCGCTTGCTTTTAGGGCGCGTGGGCTTGTTGCAGGAAAAAGCATCGGTATTGTGGCCGAGAGTTGCCCGGAATGGATTATGGCCGATGTGGCAACGCAGTTGAACCAAGCCAAGGTCGTGCCCCTTTTCCCGAATATCTCTGCTGAAAATTTCAATTACCAGTGTGATGACGCTTCGGTACAGGTGTTGGTGCTGAACAAGCTTTCGGACCTTTCGCCTGCGATTGGCGCCTTGATGCCGCGTTTCAATGCGGTCATTTGTATCGACAAGCATTCGGAACTGCCTTCGAATGGCGTATACTGGGAAGACCTGGTTAAAGAAGGCGAGGTGCTGTCACGTGAACCGGAATCTTCGCTCTGGCTGAACCAGCAAATGCATTCGCTGAACCCCGACGATGTTTTCTCGATTCTTTATACGAGCGGTTCGACTGGGGTTCCGAAGGGCGTTGAACTCACGCACCGGAACATGATTTCGCAAATTCAGGTTATCAAGCGCGATTTTTTGCGGTTGAATCGCGAGTCGGATTGTGCCTTGGTCATACTGCCTGTGGCGCATGCCTTTGAACGCATGTCAGTCTACTTTTATACGTTGTGTGGAATCAAGATTTACTTTGCCGATTCTCCGCAGCATACCGCCGAAATTATTCAGGAAATTCACCCGACTGTTATGACGGTGGTGCCGCGTATTTTGGAACGCCTGTTCGAAAGTATGACGATTGCCGGCGAAAAAATGCACGGATTCCAGAAGAGCTTTTTTGTGCATGCGATTTCGTATGCGAAAAGGCATAACCCGCTTGAAAAGAGAGGCCTTTTCGCTAAAATCTACGACCGGCTTGTGTACAGCAAGTTGCGCGAAGCCTTGGGCGGTAGATTCCGCCTGGTGATTTCGGGCGGCGGGGCTTTGAACAAGTCGATATGCAGGTTCCTTTTGAATGTGGGCGTGAACGTGACCGAAGGTTACGGGCTTACGGAATGTTCGCCTGTTGTGAGCGTGAATAAACCCGGCCAGTCGCGGCCCGGCAGCGTGGGGCTCCCGCTTTCGCACTTGCAGGTGAAAATTGGCGAACATAGTGAGGTTCTTGTTAAAGGCGAAAGCGTGTTCAAGGGCTATCGCAATCGGCCCGATTTGAACAAGGATATCTTTACCGAAGACGGATTCTTTAAAACGGGTGACCAAGGCTACTTTGACCGCGACGGCTATTTGTACTTGACGGGCCGCCTCAAGGAACTTTTGAAAACGAGTACGGGCAAGTACGTGAGCCCGAATCCAATTGAATTGGAACTTGGCCGCCATGTTCTGGTGGAACAAGCGCTTGTGATTGCAAACGACCGCAAGTTTGCTTCGGCGTTAATCTTCTTGAACCCGGTGAACGCAAAGCGATTCCTGCAGCGTACGGGCAAAGAATTTAGTGTCGAAAAAGCGCTCAAGTCCAAGCGTATTTTTGAATCGATTAACCGCCATGTCGAGCGTGTTAATAGCAAATTGAACCACTGGGAACAAATCCGCAAGTGGACTTTGATCGGTGACGAACTCACCGTCGAATCTGGGCTTTTGACGCCTACATTAAAAATTCGGCGCACCGTCGCTGAAGCACGGTACGCCGAAGAAATTGAAAAGATGTATAAGGACTAA
- a CDS encoding GGDEF domain-containing protein: MAAYKRPIHRSLVLGSAVFIAFMCFLLSIQAYLTYSRSMYERYDDKLDDILNYVTKQVDLDDLYDCVIKGERSEKYNQFQELLNGMVDEFELFYLYSVFVRDKLMINICSATSAEERAKGEEDMPLLDSSDAYPEDELKKFSAAIAKDEISYFEENSEWGYAYTACKPLQNSTGVHFGILCADISINELHKTVHDYVLYNVILSLGLGLLFGLILIVWLRHNVTGPILALEKSARRFAEKSRNKKKDPKDLVFDAPDINTHNEVESLSIAIAQMSKDMKTYVEDILEAEETVKTAQEEAANMTMLAYKDSLTHVGSKIAYDNAARILEKDVTEKLVTEYGIAMIDLNNLKVINDSYGHANGNTYIAGACHIVCTIFRHSPVFRVGGDEFIVILKNSDYENRKELVETTRNKFQETENDYSREPWERFSVAIGIAEYKPGDTVDAVGKRADEAMYQNKLMMKKART, encoded by the coding sequence ATGGCAGCGTACAAAAGACCCATCCATAGAAGCCTTGTTCTTGGAAGCGCGGTATTTATCGCGTTCATGTGTTTTTTGCTCTCGATTCAAGCGTACCTCACCTATTCGAGGTCGATGTACGAACGCTACGACGACAAGCTTGACGATATTCTAAACTACGTTACCAAACAAGTTGATCTTGACGACCTTTACGATTGTGTCATCAAAGGTGAAAGAAGCGAAAAATACAATCAATTTCAAGAATTGCTCAACGGCATGGTCGACGAATTTGAGCTGTTCTACCTTTACTCCGTCTTTGTCCGTGACAAATTGATGATCAACATCTGTTCGGCAACCAGCGCCGAAGAACGCGCCAAGGGCGAAGAAGACATGCCCTTGCTTGACTCAAGCGACGCTTATCCCGAAGATGAACTCAAGAAGTTTTCTGCCGCCATTGCCAAAGATGAAATTTCGTACTTCGAAGAAAATTCCGAATGGGGTTACGCCTACACCGCCTGTAAGCCACTCCAGAATTCTACTGGCGTCCATTTCGGCATTCTCTGCGCAGACATTTCTATTAATGAACTCCACAAGACCGTTCACGATTACGTTTTATACAACGTGATTTTGTCCTTAGGCCTTGGTCTGTTATTCGGGCTTATCTTGATTGTCTGGCTGCGCCACAATGTGACAGGCCCGATTCTCGCTCTCGAAAAGAGCGCACGCCGCTTTGCTGAAAAAAGCCGCAATAAAAAGAAAGACCCCAAGGATCTCGTCTTTGACGCTCCCGACATTAACACGCATAACGAAGTCGAATCGCTATCGATTGCTATCGCCCAGATGTCTAAAGACATGAAGACTTATGTCGAAGACATTCTGGAAGCCGAAGAAACCGTCAAGACGGCCCAAGAAGAAGCCGCCAACATGACCATGCTCGCCTACAAGGATTCGCTCACGCATGTGGGCTCAAAGATTGCCTACGACAATGCAGCAAGAATCTTGGAAAAAGACGTCACGGAAAAACTGGTCACAGAATACGGCATCGCGATGATCGACTTGAACAACTTGAAGGTCATCAACGACAGCTATGGACACGCCAACGGCAACACCTACATCGCTGGAGCTTGCCATATCGTATGTACCATCTTCAGGCATTCTCCGGTATTCCGCGTCGGTGGCGACGAATTCATTGTCATTCTAAAGAACAGCGACTACGAGAACCGTAAAGAACTTGTCGAAACCACTCGCAACAAGTTCCAAGAAACCGAAAACGATTACTCCAGGGAACCTTGGGAACGATTCTCGGTTGCAATTGGCATCGCAGAATACAAGCCTGGTGATACCGTAGATGCAGTGGGCAAACGTGCCGACGAAGCGATGTACCAAAACAAGCTCATGATGAAGAAAGCTAGAACGTAG
- the ispG gene encoding (E)-4-hydroxy-3-methylbut-2-enyl-diphosphate synthase, with translation MTKFSEFPYVADRFNAVRRETVQVRVGDALIGGNAPILVQSMTTTKPKDVERTVAETLALAKVGCGLVRITAPTFADAQGLEEVMKQVRAAGCKVPVSADIHFQPKAAFEALKWVEKVRINPGNFVDTGILTLDQQTDKTFEEGKEKVAEAFTPFVQEAKRLGRAIRIGVNHGSLAARMIYRYGDTVEGMVESAMEYLAVCEAEHFDQVVLSLKSSNPRVAIAAYRMLAARIKQEGFKPYPFHVGVTEAGAGADGRLKSAAGIGALLLDGLADTIRVSLTEDPVAEVPVAQELIKACALPTKPVSYAVPVLEKDPYHYERRETEVVKVSGVEIGGSNPVKVGVKADAIALTGERRNAEFALPNLNEKPIVEFKDAMDIAGFAQNPAAVPAGSVFCYTGAEMVSGVRALAAALDAAGRKDPILLYAKISDNERETLRVSADIGSLVTDGLGDAVVINGYKGAKESVLLAFDILQAAYCRRSKTNFISCPSCGRTLYDIQQVMGKIKARFGHLSDISIGIMGCIVNGPGEMADADFGYVGGGPGRITLFEGKTAVKKNIPEEDAIEELVNLIKERGRWVEP, from the coding sequence ATGACAAAGTTTAGCGAATTCCCGTATGTAGCCGACCGCTTTAACGCAGTCCGCAGGGAAACTGTACAAGTTCGCGTTGGCGACGCACTTATCGGGGGCAATGCCCCCATTTTAGTTCAGTCCATGACCACCACCAAGCCTAAGGACGTCGAACGTACCGTGGCTGAAACGTTGGCACTTGCCAAGGTGGGTTGCGGACTCGTCCGTATTACCGCTCCGACATTTGCAGACGCACAAGGTCTTGAAGAAGTCATGAAGCAGGTGCGTGCAGCCGGTTGCAAGGTTCCGGTTTCTGCCGACATCCACTTCCAGCCCAAGGCCGCTTTCGAAGCACTCAAATGGGTCGAAAAGGTCCGCATCAATCCGGGTAACTTTGTCGACACAGGCATTTTGACGCTTGACCAGCAGACGGACAAGACTTTTGAAGAAGGCAAGGAAAAGGTTGCCGAAGCCTTTACGCCATTCGTGCAAGAAGCCAAGCGCCTCGGCCGCGCCATTCGTATTGGCGTAAACCACGGTTCCCTTGCCGCCCGTATGATTTACCGCTACGGCGACACCGTCGAAGGCATGGTGGAAAGCGCCATGGAATACTTGGCCGTGTGCGAAGCCGAACATTTTGATCAGGTTGTTTTGAGCCTCAAGAGCAGTAACCCGCGCGTGGCCATTGCCGCCTACCGCATGCTCGCCGCCCGCATTAAGCAAGAAGGTTTCAAGCCCTACCCGTTCCACGTGGGGGTGACCGAAGCGGGCGCGGGTGCCGACGGACGACTGAAGTCGGCCGCGGGCATCGGCGCACTGTTGCTTGACGGTCTTGCCGACACTATCCGCGTATCGCTCACCGAAGATCCGGTGGCCGAAGTCCCGGTGGCACAGGAACTCATTAAGGCATGCGCACTCCCGACAAAGCCGGTGAGCTACGCAGTGCCGGTTCTTGAAAAAGACCCGTACCATTACGAACGCCGCGAGACCGAAGTTGTGAAGGTGTCGGGCGTAGAAATCGGTGGTTCTAACCCGGTGAAGGTCGGCGTGAAGGCCGATGCAATTGCACTCACGGGCGAACGCCGCAATGCAGAATTTGCACTCCCCAACTTGAACGAAAAGCCGATTGTGGAATTCAAGGACGCCATGGATATCGCGGGCTTTGCCCAGAATCCGGCAGCGGTACCGGCAGGTTCCGTGTTCTGCTACACGGGAGCCGAAATGGTTTCCGGCGTGCGCGCCCTTGCTGCTGCACTCGATGCAGCAGGTCGCAAAGACCCGATTTTGCTTTACGCCAAGATTAGCGACAACGAACGAGAAACGCTCCGCGTTTCCGCCGACATCGGAAGCCTCGTGACCGATGGTCTTGGCGACGCCGTCGTGATCAACGGTTACAAGGGCGCCAAAGAAAGCGTTCTTCTCGCCTTCGATATTCTGCAGGCCGCATACTGCCGCCGCAGCAAGACGAACTTTATCAGCTGCCCGAGCTGCGGCCGCACCCTCTATGACATTCAGCAAGTCATGGGCAAGATCAAGGCTCGTTTCGGACATCTCTCTGACATTTCCATCGGTATCATGGGCTGTATCGTGAACGGCCCGGGCGAAATGGCAGACGCCGACTTCGGCTACGTAGGTGGCGGCCCCGGCCGCATCACGCTTTTTGAAGGCAAGACCGCAGTCAAGAAGAACATCCCCGAAGAAGACGCCATCGAAGAATTGGTGAATTTGATTAAGGAACGCGGTCGCTGGGTCGAACCGTAA
- the sstT gene encoding serine/threonine transporter SstT: protein MSMFKKILDKYNGIKLNYRIAIAIVIGTLLGIFLPGQKWIGELGVLFVGAMKGIAPILVFVLIVNSLSTGKTSLDKRFGKAFGYYMVSTVLAALVAVTASFLFPQNLQLVQEATTSATLPKGIGEILNNLLVRAVSNPFEAITEANYIGILVWAIIFGFAIKIHASDSTKRLLQDVTTSVTAIVHWFINLAPFGILGLLHSAIATNGIGIFKTYGMLVAVLAGAMFFMTFVVAPMIVSFAIKRDPYPLVIFCLKQSAITALFTRSSAANIPVNMDTCEKLKLDREFYSVSIPLGATINMNGAAITIAIMTLAAAHTLGVSVSFPTALMLCIIASIGACGASGIAGGSLFLIPMACSFLGISNDVAMQVVGVGFIIGAVQDSLETALNSSTDVMYTAAAEYSGWVAEGKNLPRRFR, encoded by the coding sequence ATGAGTATGTTCAAAAAGATTCTGGATAAATACAACGGCATAAAGCTAAACTACCGTATTGCGATAGCTATCGTTATCGGTACACTTCTTGGAATTTTCCTTCCCGGGCAAAAATGGATTGGCGAACTCGGCGTTCTGTTCGTAGGCGCCATGAAGGGTATCGCCCCAATTCTTGTATTTGTCTTGATCGTGAACTCGCTTTCTACAGGAAAGACTTCGCTTGACAAACGCTTCGGAAAGGCCTTCGGCTATTACATGGTCAGCACCGTTTTGGCAGCACTTGTCGCCGTCACGGCAAGTTTCTTGTTCCCGCAGAATCTGCAACTCGTCCAAGAAGCAACCACCTCCGCTACTTTGCCCAAAGGCATTGGCGAAATCCTGAACAACTTGCTCGTGCGCGCTGTTTCGAACCCGTTCGAAGCCATTACCGAAGCCAACTACATCGGTATTCTTGTTTGGGCAATCATTTTCGGTTTTGCAATCAAGATTCACGCAAGCGATTCGACCAAAAGGCTTTTGCAAGACGTCACCACGTCTGTGACAGCCATTGTCCACTGGTTCATTAATCTCGCCCCGTTCGGTATTCTCGGCCTGCTTCATTCTGCCATCGCCACCAACGGCATCGGCATCTTCAAGACCTACGGCATGCTAGTTGCAGTTCTTGCCGGAGCCATGTTCTTTATGACCTTCGTTGTCGCTCCGATGATTGTAAGTTTTGCCATCAAGCGCGACCCCTACCCACTCGTTATTTTCTGCCTCAAACAGAGCGCCATTACGGCCCTCTTTACCAGAAGCTCGGCTGCAAACATCCCCGTGAACATGGATACCTGCGAAAAGCTCAAGCTTGACCGCGAATTCTATTCCGTCTCGATTCCGCTGGGCGCCACCATCAACATGAACGGTGCCGCCATCACGATTGCGATTATGACCTTGGCTGCCGCCCACACGCTCGGCGTTTCCGTCAGTTTCCCGACCGCCCTGATGCTTTGCATTATCGCCAGTATCGGTGCTTGCGGCGCAAGCGGTATTGCAGGTGGCTCGCTGTTCTTGATTCCCATGGCATGTTCGTTCCTCGGTATTTCAAACGACGTCGCCATGCAGGTCGTTGGCGTTGGCTTTATCATTGGCGCCGTACAGGATAGCCTTGAAACCGCCCTCAACTCTTCGACCGACGTGATGTACACCGCCGCCGCCGAATACAGCGGTTGGGTCGCCGAAGGCAAGAACCTGCCCCGACGATTCCGCTAA
- a CDS encoding histidine phosphatase family protein yields MKKKFITAALTAFTVMALFSACSESSSSSSTPVSPISSENDSTKVNPQQPDQPVITPTDSTTATDPDVITDPVVDPGSGDSTVTIVTPVDTTTQPQPVNPDTSTVTQPEPVVVACAEGEVPTPVEFPQNEFTDIGDVYKNIQCNEKVVFMIRHGERSRNYSGKEAPLTEDGIEEATAMGAKLIGPGEFKFIHTGFVRTYQTALYAAVGRGQAQVLEDGTAVNFVADTVSQLTDGWFMKDKEKRDEYQAADSTLKNVNVMYAAWAYEGLYSDVFYNLEERSQELLNTYVLKDVASLPKYTLIASHDQLLMPLLVYLTNKQIDLKLHNPTPPRNWLTFLAGVAIIVNDKGELRYAPIKGGATGVE; encoded by the coding sequence ATGAAAAAGAAATTCATTACCGCAGCTCTTACCGCGTTCACGGTTATGGCCCTTTTCTCGGCCTGTTCTGAGTCCAGCTCTTCTAGCAGCACTCCCGTGTCCCCGATTTCAAGCGAAAACGATTCTACCAAGGTAAATCCTCAGCAGCCTGATCAGCCGGTAATTACCCCGACGGATTCTACCACGGCCACTGATCCGGATGTAATCACCGACCCCGTAGTTGACCCTGGTTCAGGCGATTCCACCGTAACGATAGTTACGCCCGTCGATACGACCACCCAGCCGCAGCCCGTGAATCCGGACACCTCTACGGTGACGCAGCCCGAACCGGTCGTTGTCGCCTGCGCCGAAGGTGAAGTCCCCACCCCCGTGGAATTCCCGCAGAATGAATTTACCGATATCGGTGACGTTTACAAGAACATCCAGTGCAACGAAAAAGTGGTGTTCATGATTCGTCACGGTGAACGTTCCCGCAACTATTCCGGCAAAGAAGCTCCCCTGACCGAAGACGGTATCGAAGAAGCAACCGCCATGGGCGCAAAGCTCATTGGCCCCGGTGAATTCAAGTTCATTCACACAGGCTTTGTCCGCACCTATCAGACTGCCCTTTACGCTGCAGTCGGTCGCGGCCAGGCTCAAGTTTTGGAAGACGGCACCGCCGTGAACTTTGTGGCAGACACGGTCTCTCAGCTGACAGACGGCTGGTTCATGAAGGACAAGGAAAAGCGCGACGAATACCAGGCCGCCGATTCCACCCTCAAGAACGTGAACGTGATGTATGCCGCCTGGGCTTACGAAGGCCTATACAGCGACGTGTTCTACAACTTGGAAGAACGCAGCCAGGAACTTTTGAACACCTACGTGCTCAAGGACGTGGCAAGCCTCCCCAAGTACACGCTAATTGCCTCTCACGACCAGTTGCTGATGCCCCTGTTGGTCTACCTCACCAACAAGCAGATCGATTTGAAGCTCCACAACCCCACCCCGCCGCGTAACTGGCTGACCTTCTTGGCTGGTGTCGCCATCATTGTCAACGACAAGGGTGAACTCCGTTATGCCCCAATTAAGGGCGGTGCAACAGGCGTTGAATAA